In one Actinomycetota bacterium genomic region, the following are encoded:
- a CDS encoding transposase yields KAKAALHEMMYAPTKDYCQATMEQFEQDFGAKYPKATQCLIKDMDTLTTHFDFPGEHWVHIRSTNPIESTFVTFETADQSHQGSRFTIGRPCYGFQAHGVSREAMVQD; encoded by the coding sequence AAGGCCAAGGCAGCACTTCACGAGATGATGTATGCACCGACGAAAGATTACTGCCAGGCAACAATGGAGCAATTCGAGCAAGACTTTGGCGCCAAGTATCCAAAAGCGACTCAGTGCTTAATCAAAGATATGGACACCCTCACCACGCACTTTGACTTTCCCGGCGAGCACTGGGTGCATATCCGCTCGACAAACCCGATCGAGTCGACCTTTGTGACCTTTGAAACTGCGGACCAGAGTCACCAAGGGAGCCGGTTCACGATCGGCCGGCCTTGCTATGGCTTTCAAGCTCATGGAGTCAGCCGAGAAGCGATGGTACAGGATTAG